The bacterium genome includes a region encoding these proteins:
- a CDS encoding glycosyltransferase family 39 protein, with the protein MKRTGGLKFISSLMKYVLLIGAISYFIVFIIVALCRIRYPFELEWLEGGALDQVRRILSGQKLYVAPSLEFVPFIYTPLYFYLSAAVSKVSGIGFTPLRLVSLAASLSCFLIIFLIVKRETGDTFAGILASCLFAATFRISGAWFDIARVDSLFLVLLLAALYEVKFKDSSKSCIAAGILISFSFLTKQIALLTSLPIMIYCLLVGKRRFLYLLGTVAVIIGASTFLLDYFHNGWYNYYVFHLPRQHGILRSAFFYFWSYDLRPISIAMALSILYLFIQFWYKAKKNYLFYFLSAAGMIGGAWLSRLHSGSYDNVLLPACAIISVLFGLAVHSIFQLVQAAPANSRSIMEIYVYLVCIIQFACLIYNPFDQIPSQWDLEAGKKFITQITQIKGDVFIPYHPYLATLANKSGFAHAMAMADIIRGDKGEVKAELANQVRDALRRKIFSTIFLDSKQDWFQEDVDHNYRAIQCSIFDTETAFRPVTGGDTRPEFVYVPR; encoded by the coding sequence ATGAAAAGAACAGGTGGTTTAAAATTTATATCCAGCTTGATGAAATATGTCTTGTTGATAGGTGCAATTTCATATTTCATTGTCTTTATTATTGTTGCTCTTTGCCGAATTCGATATCCGTTTGAGCTGGAATGGCTCGAAGGAGGTGCGCTGGACCAGGTTAGAAGGATACTTTCTGGACAAAAACTCTACGTTGCACCATCACTGGAATTCGTGCCGTTTATTTATACTCCTCTTTACTTTTATCTTTCGGCTGCTGTATCAAAAGTCAGCGGAATAGGATTCACCCCTTTGAGGCTCGTATCCCTGGCTGCCTCTCTGAGTTGCTTCTTGATCATATTCCTTATCGTTAAACGAGAAACAGGGGATACTTTCGCAGGTATTCTTGCCTCTTGTTTATTCGCAGCTACATTCCGAATATCTGGTGCATGGTTTGACATCGCTCGAGTAGACTCATTATTCCTTGTCCTTCTCTTAGCAGCGCTTTATGAGGTCAAATTTAAAGATTCATCGAAATCATGCATAGCAGCCGGAATACTTATATCTTTCTCTTTTTTAACGAAGCAGATAGCACTCCTGACCTCCTTGCCGATAATGATCTATTGTCTCCTGGTGGGGAAGCGACGGTTCCTCTATCTTCTGGGCACAGTAGCAGTAATTATAGGGGCAAGCACTTTCCTTCTTGATTACTTTCATAACGGATGGTACAACTATTATGTTTTTCACTTGCCAAGGCAGCACGGTATTCTTAGATCCGCATTTTTTTACTTCTGGTCTTATGATTTAAGGCCAATTTCTATTGCTATGGCTCTGTCCATCCTCTATCTGTTTATCCAGTTTTGGTATAAAGCAAAAAAAAATTATCTGTTCTACTTTTTATCAGCCGCTGGTATGATAGGCGGAGCATGGCTTTCAAGGCTTCATTCTGGATCTTACGATAATGTTTTACTTCCCGCCTGCGCTATCATATCAGTCCTTTTTGGACTAGCTGTGCACTCGATTTTTCAACTTGTTCAAGCTGCACCCGCCAATAGCCGGAGCATAATGGAAATTTACGTTTATCTTGTTTGTATCATACAATTTGCCTGCCTTATCTACAACCCGTTTGACCAGATTCCCAGTCAATGGGATTTAGAAGCAGGCAAAAAGTTTATTACCCAAATAACCCAGATAAAAGGTGATGTTTTTATTCCTTATCACCCGTACCTGGCAACGCTGGCCAATAAAAGCGGTTTTGCCCATGCTATGGCCATGGCTGATATTATCAGAGGAGATAAGGGAGAAGTCAAGGCAGAATTGGCTAATCAAGTGAGGGATGCCTTGAGGAGAAAAATCTTTAGTACCATTTTCCTTGACTCAAAGCAGGATTGGTTTCAAGAAGACGTTGATCACAATTACCGGGCAATCCAGTGTTCAATTTTTGATACTGAAACCGCATTCCGACCGGTAACGGGTGGGGACACAAGGCCTGAATTCGTCTATGTTCCCAGGTGA
- a CDS encoding acyltransferase: MEEKRKKARIASIDSMRVLAIMSVVYLHSISLNIFDYQEGLPRLLVIITNQSARFAVPFFFLAAGYFFGKKVQSGIKVRQLFIQYTKRLLNILGFWSIIYFFIPISIQELSHKGLSGILHSRAYFWIVEHPGKLLLEGTYDHLWFLISLIMALGILTVMISYGLDKAILWVSLFLYVFGLLGGPYALTPLGFHFPFNTRNGPFFSTIFLAVGWWLSQNNKLSVKVSTACIISTAGFLLHTTEVFLLYNIYGISPMCHDNLIGTPLFGIGVMLFVLAQQDFLQSLNLPALGRYTLGVYVTHILFIFLFKPLKPLFSGAVWIVLYPSVTFICSLLLTILMSKNQYLKKVVM; this comes from the coding sequence ATGGAAGAAAAAAGAAAAAAAGCACGAATTGCCAGTATTGATTCAATGAGAGTGCTGGCCATCATGTCGGTAGTCTATCTTCATAGCATATCATTAAATATCTTCGATTACCAGGAAGGACTGCCCAGGTTGTTGGTTATTATTACCAATCAGAGTGCACGTTTTGCCGTACCCTTCTTTTTTCTCGCCGCCGGGTATTTCTTTGGGAAAAAAGTGCAATCCGGGATCAAAGTAAGGCAGCTCTTTATTCAGTATACTAAAAGATTACTCAATATTTTAGGCTTTTGGTCGATCATTTATTTCTTTATCCCCATAAGTATTCAAGAACTTTCGCACAAGGGTTTATCAGGCATATTGCATAGCCGAGCTTATTTCTGGATAGTCGAGCATCCCGGCAAGCTTTTATTAGAGGGGACCTATGACCACCTTTGGTTTCTCATATCGTTAATCATGGCTCTAGGGATCTTAACAGTTATGATCTCTTACGGGTTGGACAAAGCGATCCTTTGGGTATCGCTTTTCCTGTATGTTTTCGGCCTTTTAGGCGGCCCTTATGCCCTCACTCCCCTGGGATTCCATTTTCCCTTCAATACACGAAACGGTCCCTTTTTCAGTACAATCTTTCTAGCCGTGGGGTGGTGGTTGTCGCAAAACAACAAGCTTTCAGTAAAAGTATCGACTGCCTGCATAATTTCAACAGCAGGGTTTTTATTGCATACCACCGAAGTCTTCTTGCTGTATAATATTTATGGCATCTCTCCCATGTGCCATGACAATCTGATTGGAACGCCGCTGTTTGGTATTGGCGTTATGCTTTTCGTTCTGGCCCAACAAGACTTCCTGCAATCTTTGAATCTCCCCGCGTTGGGAAGATATACCCTGGGAGTTTATGTAACGCATATTTTATTCATATTCTTATTTAAACCCCTTAAGCCCCTATTTTCTGGTGCAGTTTGGATCGTCCTCTATCCATCTGTCACCTTTATCTGTTCACTTTTATTGACCATATTAATGTCAAAAAATCAATATCTTAAGAAGGTTGTTATGTAA
- a CDS encoding methyltransferase domain-containing protein, producing the protein MKADNRHISRRVFSPQGCYPYLVWFMKKVINKAGSSGKRYWYHVFKTFPWEPHKMGFMSHSKAEQAEVREHIEKLMGAECPSLTIEQDKFRRFLESREKALGQWGSYDDPNYKKSLEYFLTLELIDFRETDTYIDIGSWFSPFPELIRSRVEKVYCQDLAYRQGFYQDQIGCSAAHIPLPDQSVDSMTLHCTFEHFEKNTDTLFIREAQRLLKPGGKCFIVPLYLDRDFINLTDPSLFSLQRLELDQGAAIVRRFGFLNRFGRIYSPEELVKRVISVAAGLQATVFWIREVPWLPITRLISFALMLERKSG; encoded by the coding sequence GTGAAAGCTGACAACAGGCATATTTCTCGAAGGGTTTTTTCACCGCAGGGGTGCTATCCCTATTTGGTCTGGTTCATGAAAAAAGTAATCAACAAAGCCGGGTCGTCAGGGAAAAGGTACTGGTATCATGTCTTTAAAACCTTCCCCTGGGAGCCGCACAAAATGGGATTTATGAGCCATAGCAAGGCAGAACAGGCGGAGGTCAGGGAGCATATAGAAAAATTAATGGGGGCAGAATGTCCTTCCCTGACCATTGAGCAGGACAAGTTCAGAAGATTTTTAGAAAGCCGGGAAAAAGCCCTCGGTCAATGGGGATCATATGATGATCCAAATTATAAAAAATCCCTGGAATATTTCCTTACTCTCGAACTCATCGATTTTCGGGAAACTGATACGTATATCGATATCGGGAGCTGGTTTTCCCCTTTTCCCGAGTTGATAAGAAGCAGGGTAGAAAAAGTGTATTGTCAGGATCTGGCTTACCGGCAGGGCTTTTATCAGGATCAAATCGGCTGCAGTGCGGCGCATATCCCCTTGCCGGACCAATCGGTCGATAGTATGACTCTCCATTGTACATTCGAGCATTTTGAGAAGAATACTGATACCCTCTTTATCAGAGAGGCCCAGAGACTGCTGAAGCCAGGGGGTAAGTGTTTCATTGTTCCTCTCTACCTCGATAGAGATTTTATTAACCTGACTGATCCGTCCCTGTTTTCCCTTCAGCGGCTTGAGCTTGACCAGGGGGCAGCGATCGTTCGCAGGTTTGGATTTCTGAATAGATTCGGACGGATTTATTCTCCTGAAGAATTGGTCAAGAGGGTTATTTCCGTTGCTGCGGGTTTGCAGGCGACTGTATTTTGGATCCGGGAAGTGCCTTGGCTTCCCATCACCAGGCTTATAAGCTTTGCTCTCATGCTGGAAAGGAAGTCAGGTTAG